The DNA sequence ttacagagaggaagagagagggatagagagttagaaacatctatgagagagaaacatcaatcagctgcctcttgcacaccccctactggggatgtgcccgcaactaaggtacatgcccttgaccggaatcgaacctgggacccttcagtccgcaggccaacgctctatccactgagccaaaccggtttcggcctctgTAGCTTTCTTATAAAGAAACCaatcattggatttagggcccatcctaatccattaggacctcattttaactgattacatctgcaaagattcTACATCCAAATACGGTCATgttctgaggttctgggtggacatgagtttgtgtgtgtgtgtgtgtgtgttttccccaatatatttttattgatttcagagaggaatggagggagagggagagagagatagtaacatcaatggtgagagaaaatcaatgatggactgcctcctgcacgctccctacttgggatcaagctcgcaacccaggcatgtgcccttgaccggattcgaacctgggacccttcagtccgcaggccgatgctctatccactgagtcaaaccagcttgGGCTGGACATGAATTTTTTTGTGTGGGGGAGACACTATTCAACTCTGTGtagtattattatctccatttccaCAGAGGTAGAAATTGAGTCACAGAGAGGCTGAGTtaattgcccaagatcacacagttagTGGGATTTGTTCACACAGCAGAGCAGCAGAGCCTGCATTTGAATTCTGAGCAAAATAATTAGAGACCTCATCTTCTTTACCCCCAAGCTGTGCTGCTTTTCATATTAAATACAccgtgtgtggggtttttttattacttattccTCCAAGATCTTGACATTGTGGGGGTCTTGAAAGAGGTGAGTTAAAGTAACCCTCCTGATCTCTTTTGAACAAAGAGGCTGTGTTATGGGACAAGAGTGGGTCAGAGACCAAGTGCTGTGAGATCAGCACATGTGACCCAGGACAGGGTGGAGGTTGGGCCAGGTTCAGAGTCAACGGCCTGGCATTTGAAGGTGGGACATTTGACCCTGGACGTAGAGGTGGGACGAGAGTGACTGTCCGCCTTTCCCCAGGCCACCCGTGACCTTGCCCAGTACGATGCAGCCCATCACGAAGAGTTCAAACGCTACGAGATGCTCAAGGAACACGAGAGACGCCGTTACCTGGAGTCGCTGGGAGAGGAGCAGCGAAAGGAGGCCGAGAGGAAGCTGGAAGAGCAACAGCGACGGCACCGAGAGCACCCCAAAGTCAATGTGCCTGTAAGGAACATCATTCGTACCCACCTTCCCCGTcgtcctcccccaacccccatgtcTAATTCCTTAAGTTCCACAAAGCAAGGATGTAGCTGAAAAACTACAACTCCCAGCAAACCCTGAGGCAAGAGTCCCTTTTAATGTACCTACCTCTGCCCAGGGGCTTCTGGGAGTTGTAGTTTTCGTGCTTGAGGGGAATGACTTTGAGAGATGGGGGCATAAAGGGTTCAATAGCTTTATCCCATAGGACCTAGACTTCTTACTCATGAGCCCCTCGCTCTTACCTCCGCAGGGCAGCCAAGCCCAGTTgaaggaggtgtgggaggagctGGATGGATTGGACCCCAACAGGTTTAACCCCAAGACCTTCTTCATACTGCATGGTaaggtggggagggtgtcctAAGACCCAGGCTGAATTCTGAGGCTCTGACCTTTGGAAATGAGGACCACAGGATTAAGAGCCTAGAATGACAATTTTTGGTAGCCTGGTCAGGAAAGGTTTTCTAGACCAGCATTAtctagtacagtggttggcaaactcgttagtcaacagagcggcaaacctcaGCTCGCGGGCCTCAtttggctcgtgagccgcggtttgccgaccactggtctagtagaACCTTCCACGCCGATGGAAATGCTCTGTGTTCAAATGGCCTTTGTACAGCAGCCACCAGCCCCACGTGACCATgcagcacttgaaatgtggctctTACAACTAAGGAATTGGATCCTTAGTGTCGATAAATTTTTTAAGACTTGTGAGTCTGGTAAAATACACGTAACATAAAATTTCCCTTCTCAGCTATCTTTAAGTGTCCAGTTCAGTATGTTAAGTACATTCCCATTGCTGTGTAACTGGCCTCCAGTACCCTTTTCGTCCTTGTGAAATCAGAACTCGTTATTaatcagaggcccggtgcatagatttgtgcacctgtgggatcccttggcctggcctgtggggattgggccaaaaccggcagcctgacatcccctgagaggtcccagagtgggagagggcactctgcaaaattgctgttgcttggcagctcctgtgttgcgaatctgccccctggtggtcagtgcgtgtcatagctaccagccagtcagctGGTTGGCCGGTGTTTAGCCTTTTACATatgtactagaggctcagtgcatgaaattagtgcaaggggctcggccctcacagccgcggtggcttgcctcagcccttgcagccccacttcatctggaaggtcgtccagaaggatgtccagaaggccatttggctgtccggtctaattagcatattatgcttttattattataaaatagataACTCTCCATtactcctccccccagcttctgGAACCCTCTATTcttatttctgtctctatgaatttgactactctagctacctcaaataagtaaaatcacacagcatttgtctttttgtgacatAATGTCGAGGAAATGAGTTTTTAATTAGATGGTTACTGATTGGGATTAATTTGCCCCGTGTGGCTAGCGACTGCTGTGTTGGACAGCACAGTTCTagagagctgagatttgaacaaAGACCTCAGTGATTGAGGGGCTGTGGCTTGCAGAGATTTGGGGGAAGAGTGTTGTATGTGGAGGGAACAGCAAGCACACACAATAAGAGTGGACTTGGTGTAAggaatttggactttattctgtCATGAGACACCCCAAAAGGGCTTTGAGCAGCAGACTGACACCCTCTGCCTTAAAGGTTGGCAGACTCCATCTGGCTGCTGTGTCAAGGACAGACTGTAGGTGTGAGGGCCAAAGCCAGGAGCCCACTTAGAGAGCACGAGATGCCGGTGGCTGGGCCACCAGAAGGAAGAGTGGTCAGTTTCTGGATTCATCTTGAAGGTCAAGCTAGTACGACTTGCAGGTGGACTGGATTAGAGTTATGAAGGAATAAAAGGGTCAAGGGTGACTCCAAGGCATTTGGCCTGAGAAACTGGGAAAACTGAAATGGCAAGAGCAAGCATGTTTGGGAGGGCAGATTGGGAACGGGGTTTCTGTTGAATTAGAGATGCCTGGTAGACACATGCATGGAGATGAAGAGAAGACAGTTGGATATTCAGGTGTGGAGGCCGCTTATGGCTGGCATCGAAAGCTGAGGGACCGGAGGAAACATCTAAGAAAGCGCCGGCCAGTAGCACCCTCTTTGTGCcctggccgttgtggctcagttggttaggggtTCGTCGTGGGCATcagaaggttgccagttccattcccagtcagggcacatgcctgtgttgtgggctccatccccagtagggggcatgcaggagacagctgatcaaagtctcgctctcatattgatgtttaactccctctcccttcctctctctaaaaatcaataaaaaatttttttaaccctagccggtttggctcagtggatagagcgtcggcctgcggactgaagggtcccgggttcaattctgatcaagggcacatgcccagttcaggctcggtccccagtaggaggaggtgtgcagaaggcagctgatcagtgattccttctcatcattgatgtttctctctctctctctccttctcccttcctctctgagatcaataaaaatatatttaaaataaataaataaataaacagcactCTCTTTGTAATGATGGAACATGTCCTGGGCCCCCTGGGTGGCACCCACCAGCCACATATGGGCTATTCAGTATTTGACTTGTAGCAAGTAAGCTGATAAgctgaatttttgtttaaatttttatttattgaatttagagagcgAGAGATACTGATTTCTTgatccacatatttatgcattccatggtttcttgtatgtgccctacccggggatcgaacccgcaaccttggcgtatcaggatgacgctctctccaactgagctacctggccaggggaATAAACTGAAATTTTagtcttatttaatactagaggttcagtgcacagattcgtgcacagggagaggggttcctcagcctggcctgcaccctcttgcaatccgggatccctcgggggatgtccgactgccgggttaggcccgatctcctcaggccaggctgcggggattgggcctaaaccggcagtcggacatccccttagggatgcagcagtgtgccaagtggcaggcagccagggagaaaCCCAAGCTGGGCCCACGTTGCTCATGCTCATCGCAGCCCTTTGTGCATGCCACTGCCGTTTGGTAGCACTGCcgcagcccagcttctggctgagcggcgctccccctgtgggagtgcactaaccatcagggggcagctcctgcattgagcgtctggcccctggtggtcagtgtgcatcatagcgactggtcgaccggtcgttctggcTGTTTGGTTGTAATgctcgcttaggcttttatatatatagattaatcaatttaaatttaacagcccatgtggctagtggctcccTTATTGAACAGATTTGAAGATTAGACAGAGACAAGGCCCTGGGCCTGAGCCCGTGGATGTTCCAAGGTGTAGAagtcaggaggaagaggaagccagcaagggagagagggggagctGGAGAGGAGAGAATGATGTTCTGGAAACCACAGGCAGAATCAAGTTAGACGTGGACTAAAAATTAACCACTGGTTTTGCAGGGTCAGGGGTTCCGGCCACCTCAGCAGGATGAGTGCGGGTGCTGATCTGAGTGAGCAGAGGAGGTGGAGACAGTGAGCACAGCCCATGCGCTGTATAAGCTGGATTGGCAGGGAGCCGCTCCTCTGGCAACTGGAGTTGGCCCTGGCCTGGCTCTCTGGGAGGGGAGGCCCCCGAAACCCCGGGGTCCTGTGCAGAGGGTGGATCCTGGCCCATGTCTTTATTATTAAACCTAACTCCCTAGGGATCAAGTCTTCCTGCATGACAGCGGACCCAAGAACGGTCCCACCTTCATCTCCTCCATTCTTGGGGCCCTGGTTAGAAGGGAATGGACTGTCCTAGCAGCAGGCCTGGGGGGCACTAAAGCTGGAGGCCACCATTCTACCATTGGAGACTTGTTACCTGTCCTCTAGAACAGATCCTGTATCAGCCCAGattccttccccagctggtcCCTCAGGGACCTGACCCACCCCCATCCTCAGTCCCCCGAGATATGTGTCGTCTCCCCTCAGATATCAACAGTGATGGTGTCCTGGAtgagcaggagctggaggctcTCTTCACCAAGGAGGTGAGTGTCCCCGGGAAGCCCTGGCTGCAGGGGATGCCCAGATCAGCCCTGTGGTCCTTCCTTAGCCCGCCCTGGAGGCAAGTTCACGGAaaactacaactcccagcagccccaggggcAAAGAGTGAAAAAAGGCTGCCAAGAATGTCAGGGTGCCCGAAGGACTAATGGGCATCAGCTTGGGTAGGGAGGTGGAGTAGCTTGGGAAAGAGGTGACCTCAACATGTCCTCCCTCCCGCTTGACTCTGCAGTTGGAGAAGGTGTATGACCCAAAGAATGAGGAGGATGACATgcgggagatggaggaggagcgGCTGCGCATGCGGGAGCACGTGATGAAGAATGTGAGGGGGGACCCGGgcctggaggggggtgggagccagggggagggggcccagctTCGTGTCTTacccttccctggctccccaggtggacacaaaCCAGGACCGCCTTGTGACCCTGGAGGAGTTCCTCGTGTCCACCCAGAGGAAGGACTTTGGGGACaccggggagggctgggaggtAAGGACGtgtctctcccagccccaggccgctGCTCTTAGGCACTGGGCCCCTCTCTCTGGCGTCTGTCCCCCGCACACAGCCCCTCTGTCCTCCGCTCTCCCTGGTCTCCATGCCCCTCCCGGTCCCACTCGTCCCTGCCGCCCGCCCAGGGcgggcctcccagcctcccagccctccaCGGGCGGAGCCCTCCAACAGCGGTGGCCTGCGCGGAGGCCCTGCTAACGGCTCATCCCCACAGACGGTGGAGATGCACCCTGCCTACACGGAGGAGGAGCTGAGGCGCTTCGAGGAGGAGCTGGCGGCCCGGGAGGCCGAGCTGAACGCCCAGGCCCAGCGCCTCAGCCAGGAGACGGAGGCTCTGGGGCGCTCCCAGGGCCGCCTGGAGGCCCAGAAGCGAGAGCTGCAGCAGGTGagcccctggggccctgggcctgtGTGTCCAGACGCTGGGAAGCCTACGGGCTCTGTTTAATCACTAATTGGTCATCCTATGGCGGCCGCCATATTGAGTGAGGGCGGAAGTCCCGCCCTgacagctccgtggctgccatgTTGGATAAGGGCAGGGGGTTGTAAGAGGGAGAAAGTGGGAAAAGCGGGGACAAGGGCAGATTCCAGTAAGAGCTGAAGGAGGGCTTTTCTGTTCTGTCCCAAGGTGCAACCCGGGCCATGACGAGGGGGCGTTGAACGGGGTCTTTATTATTAAACCCCACTGTCAATGAGGAAGAACTAAGGCCCATAGAGAAAGGACTGTGAGCACTTGGCAGGATGGGGAGACTCACACCCTCTTGCCTGTGTAACCCCCACCCCTTACCCCCCACAGGCGGTTCTGCAAATGGAACAGAGgaagcagcaccagcagcagcagcaacaaggCCACAacgccccagcccctggccccgagGGACAACTCAAGTTCCAGCCCCACAACAcaggtgctggccctgcccccaggcagtGGGAAGGACTGGGGGCTGGACTTccgggtctgagggaggaggggccgggggcctggacccccgggtctgagggaggaggggctggggacctggactcctgggtctgagggaggaggggctgggggcctggacccccgggtctgagggaggaggggctggggacctggactcctgggtctgagggagggggcgcgggaggcctgggctcctggatCTGAAGGAGGAGGGACTggaggcctggactcctgggtctgaagAAGGAGCGCTGGGGGCCTGGAcctctgggtctgagggaggaggggctgggggcctggacctctgggtctgagggaggaggggccgggggcctggactcccgggtctgagggaggaggggccaggggcctggacccctgggtctgagggaggaggctgggggcctggacccccgggtctgagggaggaggatggggatgTCTAGTGCTACCTtttcctcccttcatctctagaTGACGCTCCTGTCCCAGCTCCCGCCGGTGACCAGAAGGATGCAGTTGCTTCAGAGAAGAAGGTTCCTGAACAGCCCCCCGAGCTGCCCCCGCTGGATTCCCAGCACCTGTGATCTCAGGAACGTGGCATCGGGCTCGTACCGCCGCAGCTGATGGGAGGACGGGGCAGCTGATGGGAGGACGGGGAACTGTCACAATCCGCCGCCTCCTGGGGAAGTGGGACGAGGCGGCGCTTCCCACATTGCTGCGCAGGCCCCTACCTGCTGCTTAGCTTCCCGTCTCCCGGTCTGTGGTCCCCTGTCTCTGTGCCCTCAGGGACCTGCTCGTTGTGTTTAGTGGGGACGTTCACAGGGTCAGCTAGCTTAGggggcctcctgcctcctggggggagggggtccgcGGTGCCCCTGCTTCGTAGGTGGACCGGCCTCGCTGCTCCAGGTTGGGGCCACTCCAGCACCCTGCaccccacagctgctgctccggCCCATTTCTGCTGCTTCAGGAGGCGTGGGTGGTCCTTCGAGACCTTTCTCCGCCTTTTGTGGGACCCTCGATGCCTTGAAGACCGTGTGTGTGGCCCaaggccgggccggggcggccgAGTCCTCAGCGGAGCGGATCAGCTGCCACCTGGAGGGCCGACTCCCTGACCCCTGGCTTTCGGCCTCCTCAGCCTCGGCCCCTCCCTGGTGGCTGGGCCCCTCGCCCCTTGCCCACTCAGCCACAGGAGGGTCCCAGAGCTGACGCCGCCCCAGGATCAGGTTCCCGCCCCTCAGCCTCAGTGGGGGCCCATGCCCTCCTTCCCGGCCTTATCTTACACTGCTGTGTGTCCTGCTGTGTATCCAGCTCCATCCAAATACACTTCCTGGAACAGAGCCAGGCCTCTGTCTTTGTAGGTGCCGTTCCCTCTGAAACCCCATCCCCACGTCACCTGCCAAAGTCCTCGTTCTTTAAGATTCAACCCAAGCTTTTCTGAGAGGCTGTCTCTGGGCATCTTTCTGTTCTCGCCTGATGAGTCCGCtgcccacacacgcacacacatacacacacacatacacacatacacacacacacacttcagtgGGATCCTTTCAGCCACAAGGACAGAAAGCCCAAGCCTAGACTTAACAATGAGGAAagttaagggagagggagagaaacccaCACCCCAAAACAAGAAGGCCTGAGATGGGTGGCTCCAGACCCTCAGGGACCAGGGTCTCCCCGCTGGCTCCGCCTTGTTCGGCGGGATGCTGCGCTCCTCTTATCCCAAAGTGGCTGCAGCTGCTCCGAATGTCACACCTGTCTTCCCCGACAGCTGATGGAGGAAATGGTCAGAGGCTCCCTGCtagtccccccgccccgcccattcCCCAAGAGCTGGTGTGCCAGCACCGGACCTGGGGGAGATAAAGGAGCCCCTAGAAATTCCCTGGGAGGCGCCATGGCCACGTCCCAGATCCTGGGAAGTCCCAGgtgccaccccacccaccccaccctccttaGCTGAACTTGAATGACAATTACCTGCTTCTCGTGGGAAACTGGGAGCTGGACTCATGCAATCGGGGAGACAGGCCCACGGGGGTAGCGGGTCCCAGCGTTCTTTAAAGGACTGGatcgccctaactggtgtggctcagtggacagagcatcgacctttggactgaaggatctcgggctcgattccagtcaagggcacgtgcctgggttgcgggctcgatccctactaggggccatgcaagaggcagcccatcaatgattctctctcatcacggatgtttctatctctctccctctcccttcctctctgaaatcaataaaaatacattaaaaataaaggactGGATCATGTCCACGGGATGTGGCTCCCAGCCAGAAATGTGAGGTCAGTGTTTGGGAACCTGCTCCTGGCTCCCATCTCTAAGGAGACCTGGGCCGCCCCCCACCATCTGCGATTCTTTGTTGGCAAGTGTCTCCCCCAAAGGATGCCAAAAGGAACAAGGAGAGGGGGGCTCCTGGGGTCAGGTCACTGCCATGCACCCCGGAGCGCCCTGCACACACAGGCGAGAAGGGAGGCCTGCCCTGGagcagcccccaccctccccgcctcctgcccgACCTTTCATTCTAGGCTTAAAGCGCCGGAATCATACCTGATGGGCCCTTTCTGTTAATCGGAAAGTGATTCCTTTTGATCCGTGTGTGCAAAGGGTTTACCATGGGGGCTCTCaccctggccggtgcggctcagttggttagagcatcctgtGCACAAAAGGGTtacgggttccatccctggttggggtgtggacaggaggcaaccaacccatgcTTCTcgctcacatccatgtttctgtccctctctagaacccatgaaaaacatatcctcctatcctggggtggggattaaaaaactttttttaatttaaaaaatattttttaagagaacacCTACCAAAACACcgtggtttctttatttttaattttttttctatatattttattgatttcagagaggaagggagagatagaaacatcagtgatgagagagaatcattgattgtctgcctcctgcacactccccactgggggtcgagcccacaacccgggcacgtgcccctgaccagaattgaacccgggacccttcagtccacaggccaacactctacccactgaggcaaactggctagggctgtggtcggcaaactgtggctcgcgagccacatgcggctctttggccccttgagtgtggctcttccatggcctgggcgagtctattttgaagaagtggcgttagaagaagtttaagtttaaaaaatttggctctcaaaagaaatttcaattgtcgtactgttgatatttggctctgctgacgaatgagtttgctgaccactgccctagagctttCCCACCTCTGAACCCTCtctcatgctgttccctctgtcgCTGTTCCCCACACCAACTCCACTGGACTGACGGCTAGCTGCTGAGGAGGACACAGAAAGCATCTGTGTGGTTTCCGCGGTGTCCCAGGCCGAGGCACGGTAACTATTTGTGTCCATTTAGCTCTTTCTGGAATTCCTGGCTGTGCACTGTCTGGGGCAGGGCCTTCACCTCTCACCAcgattcctcctcctccccctccccccctcacccgcCAAGGTCTCTAGAGGGGATTGCCAGCAAGTCCTGGAATGTGCTGCACCCATGCTCACCCGAGTAGGTGTCCAAGCTCAGACGGGGTACCTCCTAGCATCATCCTTTCGCTTGTTTCGAAAAGAGAGCACGGGGCTCGGAGCAGGCATCTTCCTCGGACTCAAGCCCACAGCGCGGCCGGCTGAGGCCAGCAGCCCCGCCGGGGGGCGTTCGCGCACCCTTCGCCTCTGAGTCTGGCTtcacggcctgtgccctctgtcaGTCCCCTGCCTCTCACCCTGGGTCCCAGACACGCTGTCCCGTGTGCAATCCTGTGGTCTGCCTCCCAGAGCGAGAAGGTGCCGGGCCTGCTGAGCAAGGGATTCCTGTCTCGGGTCAGTGACTTACGTTCTTAACTATGAAGTAAACCAGACACGGCGGGCACGGTTCAGTGCATGGGCTCCGGGGCCTCACGGGCTGGGTTTCAATCCGGACCCTCCCATTTGTTCAATGTGTGACATTGAGCaagaccctttttaaaaatatatatttttgccccggccagtgtggctcagtggatagagcgtcggcctgcggactggagggtcccgggttcgattccggtcaagggcatgttccttggttgcgggcacatccccagtggggggcgtgcaggaggcagctgatcggtgtttctctctcatatgatgtttctaactctctatccctctcccttcctctctgtaaaaaaatcaataaaatatatatttaaaaaatatatatatatttttattgaattcatagaggaagggagagggagagagagatagaaacatcaatgatgagagggaatcattgattggctggctcctgcatgccccgcacccgggatcgagccagcaacccgggcatgtgcctttgaccagaatggaacctgggacccttcagtccgcaggccgacactccatccactgagccacaccatccagggctgggCAAGATTGCTGACcagtctgtgcctcagtttcttcatctgtgacaTGAGCCTAACAGCACGACAGAGGGCGGCTGTGAAGAGGGTCTGAGCTCGCCTTCAGGAAGCCATTAGCACAGAGGCGGCTGCCATGAGCCTGGCTGAGAGCCTGCGGAGAAGGCCCACAGACGGGCAAGCATACGGGCAGGCACAGAGAAGCCGCAAACACTCTCGCACACATTGCCCGGGTTTTCCAGGCCTTCTGATAGCTtttcttttatagatttcagagaggatgggagaggg is a window from the Eptesicus fuscus isolate TK198812 chromosome 21, DD_ASM_mEF_20220401, whole genome shotgun sequence genome containing:
- the NUCB1 gene encoding nucleobindin-1 isoform X3, which translates into the protein MPPSGPRAALLLPPLLLLRAVLAVPLERGAPKEGSPATESPDTGLYYHRYLQEVINVLETDGHFREKLQAANAEDIKSGKLSRELDFVSHHVRTKLDELKRQEVSRLRMLLKAKMDAEQEPNVQLDHLGLLKQFEHLDPQNQHTFEARDLELLIQTATRDLAQYDAAHHEEFKRYEMLKEHERRRYLESLGEEQRKEAERKLEEQQRRHREHPKVNVPGSQAQLKEVWEELDGLDPNRFNPKTFFILHDINSDGVLDEQELEALFTKELEKVYDPKNEEDDMREMEEERLRMREHVMKNVDTNQDRLVTLEEFLVSTQRKDFGDTGEGWETVEMHPAYTEEELRRFEEELAAREAELNAQAQRLSQETEALGRSQGRLEAQKRELQQAVLQMEQRKQHQQQQQQGHNAPAPGPEGQLKFQPHNTDDAPVPAPAGDQKDAVASEKKVPEQPPELPPLDSQHL
- the NUCB1 gene encoding nucleobindin-1 isoform X2; translated protein: MPPSGPRAALLLPPLLLLRAVLAVPLERGAPKEGSPATESPVSGPVLLPSQDTGLYYHRYLQEVINVLETDGHFREKLQAANAEDIKSGKLSRELDFVSHHVRTKLDELKRQEVSRLRMLLKAKMDAEQEPNVQLDHLGLLKQFEHLDPQNQHTFEARDLELLIQTATRDLAQYDAAHHEEFKRYEMLKEHERRRYLESLGEEQRKEAERKLEEQQRRHREHPKVNVPGSQAQLKEVWEELDGLDPNRFNPKTFFILHDINSDGVLDEQELEALFTKELEKVYDPKNEEDDMREMEEERLRMREHVMKNVDTNQDRLVTLEEFLVSTQRKDFGDTGEGWETVEMHPAYTEEELRRFEEELAAREAELNAQAQRLSQETEALGRSQGRLEAQKRELQQAVLQMEQRKQHQQQQQQGHNAPAPGPEGQLKFQPHNTDDAPVPAPAGDQKDAVASEKKVPEQPPELPPLDSQHL
- the NUCB1 gene encoding nucleobindin-1 isoform X1 codes for the protein MPPSGPRAALLLPPLLLLRAVLAVPLERGAPKEGSPATESPVSGPVLLPSQVFAGDTGLYYHRYLQEVINVLETDGHFREKLQAANAEDIKSGKLSRELDFVSHHVRTKLDELKRQEVSRLRMLLKAKMDAEQEPNVQLDHLGLLKQFEHLDPQNQHTFEARDLELLIQTATRDLAQYDAAHHEEFKRYEMLKEHERRRYLESLGEEQRKEAERKLEEQQRRHREHPKVNVPGSQAQLKEVWEELDGLDPNRFNPKTFFILHDINSDGVLDEQELEALFTKELEKVYDPKNEEDDMREMEEERLRMREHVMKNVDTNQDRLVTLEEFLVSTQRKDFGDTGEGWETVEMHPAYTEEELRRFEEELAAREAELNAQAQRLSQETEALGRSQGRLEAQKRELQQAVLQMEQRKQHQQQQQQGHNAPAPGPEGQLKFQPHNTDDAPVPAPAGDQKDAVASEKKVPEQPPELPPLDSQHL